Proteins encoded together in one Olsenella timonensis window:
- a CDS encoding 16S rRNA processing protein RimM, whose product MTVPVHGLPPLVREGLEVAVVPPELRGSRWRRVVSCRTDDRSGSLVALEGVGDLAGSERLVGRYLLARESDLPEGLALHDPERLLGRLVRVEGADQLATIVEVMTGPANDVWVLRGELGELLLPVIDEVVSDVPDDGPIPVRVPAGLRWEGGADAH is encoded by the coding sequence GTGACGGTTCCCGTTCACGGCCTTCCCCCACTCGTACGCGAGGGCCTCGAGGTAGCCGTCGTCCCCCCCGAGCTCAGGGGCAGCAGGTGGCGTCGCGTCGTCTCGTGCAGGACGGACGACCGCTCCGGCTCGCTCGTCGCGCTCGAGGGCGTGGGCGACCTCGCGGGCTCCGAGCGTCTCGTGGGACGCTACCTTCTCGCCCGCGAGTCCGACCTTCCCGAGGGTCTCGCCCTCCACGACCCCGAGCGACTTCTCGGCCGCCTCGTCCGGGTCGAGGGAGCCGACCAGCTCGCCACCATCGTCGAGGTCATGACCGGGCCCGCCAACGACGTCTGGGTCCTGCGCGGCGAGCTCGGCGAGCTTCTGCTGCCTGTCATCGACGAGGTCGTCTCCGACGTGCCGGACGACGGGCCCATCCCGGTGCGCGTTCCGGCGGGCCTTCGCTGGGAGGGTGGCGCCGATGCTCATTGA
- the trmD gene encoding tRNA (guanosine(37)-N1)-methyltransferase TrmD yields MLIEALSVIPDVFDPYLDASIMGRARRAGVFEFVAHDLREWTHDRHRTVDDAPFGGGQGMLMKPAPVFEALDDLSSAGPRPHVVFFSPCGTPYDQRAAERLSRHDRLVLVCGRYEGMDERVYALADEVLSLGDYVLTGGELAALAVIDSVVRLLPGALGDEMSALDESFSSETGLLEYAQYTRPASYRGMDVPEVLLSGDHARVRRWRRLSSVERTARWRPDLIDDTLLDDEERAVVRSVTAEKGADRVSPHA; encoded by the coding sequence ATGCTCATTGAGGCGCTCTCCGTCATACCCGACGTCTTCGACCCCTATCTCGACGCCTCGATCATGGGTCGCGCGCGTCGCGCGGGTGTGTTCGAGTTCGTTGCCCACGACCTGCGCGAATGGACGCACGACCGGCACCGCACCGTCGACGACGCGCCGTTCGGCGGCGGTCAGGGCATGCTGATGAAGCCCGCGCCAGTCTTCGAGGCGCTCGACGACCTCTCGTCCGCGGGACCGCGCCCGCACGTCGTGTTCTTCTCGCCCTGCGGGACGCCCTACGACCAGCGCGCCGCGGAGCGGCTCTCCCGTCATGACCGCCTGGTGCTCGTCTGCGGCCGCTACGAGGGCATGGACGAGCGCGTCTACGCCCTTGCGGACGAGGTGCTCTCCCTCGGCGACTACGTGCTCACCGGCGGCGAGCTCGCGGCCCTCGCCGTCATTGACTCGGTGGTGAGGCTCCTGCCGGGGGCGCTCGGCGACGAGATGAGCGCGCTGGACGAGTCGTTCTCCAGCGAGACGGGGCTGCTCGAGTACGCCCAGTACACCCGTCCGGCGAGCTATCGCGGCATGGACGTTCCCGAGGTCCTGCTGAGCGGCGACCACGCGCGCGTCAGGCGCTGGCGGCGCCTGAGCTCGGTCGAGCGCACGGCCCGCTGGCGGCCCGACCTCATCGACGACACCCTGCTTGATGACGAGGAGCGTGCCGTCGTTCGTTCCGTCACCGCCGAGAAGGGAGCCGATCGTGTCTCGCCACATGCGTGA